A window of Geobacter sp. contains these coding sequences:
- a CDS encoding glycosyltransferase — protein MHLQYPYMQDNRIDIVVPVWNRPVETRDCLVSLVEYTPSSRLILVDNCSDRETERMLEEFAEALDVRVLLLKTKVNEGFVKAVNRGVSRSETPLVAVVRHNSRVTQSWLEPLLAFAGDEPSAGIVVPRFVDAGSRRRGNGEIPLARGMELQAADFAALMMRRSLLEQIGGFNEELDGGEWCLKEFSRRAYRAGFTTCAVPEGQVYRSEDVQLGSLTRRAEHEKSISSQFVEQWGTERRFCLHLPKESDIAAFMATFPVIIAAARQGHRITILAHARVARELLRQGLHQRHRHVEIVALPGLMPARTVRQVLERFAEPPPLIDVQKGTPCPGFTATMDFAEFVQMVSATERDVYGRRLESALPPV, from the coding sequence ATGCATCTCCAGTATCCATACATGCAAGATAATCGGATAGACATAGTGGTTCCGGTCTGGAACCGGCCGGTGGAAACCAGAGACTGTCTGGTGAGCCTTGTCGAATACACCCCATCCAGCCGTCTGATCCTGGTCGACAACTGCAGCGACCGCGAGACCGAGCGGATGCTGGAGGAGTTTGCCGAAGCCCTCGATGTGCGCGTGCTCCTGTTGAAGACCAAAGTCAACGAAGGGTTCGTAAAGGCCGTCAACAGGGGGGTGTCGAGATCTGAAACGCCATTGGTTGCCGTGGTTCGCCATAACTCGCGGGTTACCCAAAGCTGGCTCGAACCGCTTCTGGCATTTGCCGGCGATGAACCGTCCGCCGGTATTGTGGTGCCCCGGTTTGTCGATGCCGGCTCCCGCCGTCGCGGCAACGGTGAAATCCCGCTTGCCCGCGGGATGGAGTTGCAAGCCGCAGATTTTGCCGCCCTCATGATGCGACGCAGTCTCTTGGAACAGATCGGCGGTTTCAACGAAGAGCTGGATGGCGGGGAGTGGTGTCTCAAGGAGTTCTCCCGCAGGGCTTACCGTGCCGGGTTCACGACTTGTGCCGTGCCCGAGGGGCAGGTCTATCGCTCTGAGGATGTGCAGCTCGGTTCGTTGACCCGACGTGCAGAGCATGAGAAGTCGATCAGCAGTCAATTTGTCGAGCAGTGGGGTACTGAACGCCGCTTCTGTCTCCATCTCCCCAAGGAGAGCGACATCGCCGCCTTCATGGCGACATTCCCTGTGATCATCGCTGCGGCCCGGCAGGGTCACAGGATAACGATACTGGCGCATGCACGGGTAGCGCGCGAGCTGCTGCGCCAAGGGCTGCATCAGCGCCACCGACACGTCGAGATTGTGGCGCTGCCCGGTCTTATGCCGGCCCGGACGGTGCGGCAGGTACTGGAGAGGTTTGCGGAGCCGCCGCCCCTTATTGATGTACAGAAGGGGACGCCGTGCCCCGGCTTTACCGCAACCATGGATTTTGCCGAGTTCGTGCAGATGGTCAGCGCCACGGAGAGAGATGTCTATGGCCGTCGGCTGGAGAGCGCGCTGCCGCCTGTCTGA
- the gmhA gene encoding D-sedoheptulose 7-phosphate isomerase: protein MQEEIRQQLKEHCQVMAKVEKLLAPRIAAVAELLVSVLQGGGKLLVMGNGGSAADAQHFAAEIVGRFKMERRALPAIALTTDTSILSAIGNDYGFDRIFSRQVEALAQAGDVVVGISTSGNSPNVQIALEAARAAGCRTVALLGRDGGSIAGIVDLPLVMPSHDTPRIQEGHITMIHIICDLVEKGLFAP, encoded by the coding sequence ATGCAGGAGGAGATCCGGCAGCAACTGAAGGAACATTGCCAAGTCATGGCAAAGGTCGAGAAACTGCTTGCTCCACGGATTGCCGCAGTTGCAGAGCTTCTGGTTTCGGTGCTGCAGGGGGGCGGAAAACTGTTGGTCATGGGCAACGGAGGGTCGGCAGCGGATGCCCAGCACTTTGCCGCCGAGATTGTCGGTCGCTTCAAGATGGAGCGCCGGGCCTTGCCTGCCATCGCCTTGACCACCGACACCTCGATTCTCAGCGCCATCGGCAACGATTACGGTTTCGACCGGATTTTTTCCCGACAGGTCGAGGCGCTGGCCCAGGCAGGTGACGTGGTGGTCGGCATCTCCACCAGCGGCAACTCTCCCAACGTGCAGATTGCCCTGGAGGCTGCCCGCGCGGCTGGTTGCAGGACCGTGGCCCTCTTGGGACGCGACGGTGGGAGCATCGCCGGGATCGTCGATTTGCCGCTGGTCATGCCGAGCCACGATACCCCCCGCATCCAGGAAGGACACATCACCATGATCCATATCATCTGCGATCTCGTCGAAAAAGGGCTGTTTGCCCCGTGA